CCGGAAACATCGTTGATTATATCGGCTCCCTTAGCAACGGCGCGCTCAGCGACTGAAGCGTAAAAGGTATCGATGGACAGGATCGCTTCGGGGAAATTTCCGCGAATCAGTTCCAGAGCAGGGGAGAGGCGAGACCACTCGGTCTCGGCATCGAGCAGGTCGGCTCCTGGCCGGGTAGATTGCGCGCCAAGGTCCAGGATGGCCGCCCCTTCTCGTAGGTGCCGCCCGACCAAGTCCAGGATCGCTTCCTGTTCACTTACCCGGCTGGCAAGGTGGAAGGAGTCCGGTGTCAGGTTCACAATCCCCATGACCACCGGTGTTGATAATTCTAAAAGCCTTCCGGAGACGTTTAACCGGTACTTCATCGTTTAAGCCTTATCTTCGTATTCACGAGTTAGTTATAAATTATTGATAATCAATACATTGACGAAGGTTGAGTCTTTAGTCCCCAACTCAGTTCACCGAACTACCGGAAAGCCGATGATCACAGAAACCTCCCGGCAGTACGACGCGGTCGTTGCTCGTTGCAAAGATATTTTTCTGAAGAAGATGAAAGACTACGGGACCGCCTGGCGGATCCTGCGGGTTCCATCCATCACGGACCAGATCTTCATCAAGGCGCAACGCATCCGCAGTATCGAGGAAAAAGGTACGCAACGGGTCGATGACGGCATTGACCAGGAGTTCATCGGTATCATCAATTACGCGGTCATCGCGCTGATCCAATTGGAACTGGGGGTCAATGATGAGACCAACATGCTTGAACAGGATGTGGTGAAGCGGTTCGATGAACAGGTACGGACAGCCAAGCGGCTGATGGAAGACAAGAACCACGACTACGGCGAAGCCTGGCGGGGAATGCGAACCAGTTCCATGACCGACCTGATTTTGATGAAGCTCTTGCGCATCAAGCAGATCGAAGACAATCGGGGACAAACCCTCATCTCGGAAGGCATCGCCGCGAATTACCACGACATCATCAACTACGCCGTGTTCGCCATGATCAAACTGGCGGAGCCGGCCTGATCACTGTTGCATATCCATTCATCGATTCAACTATAGCAATCACCGATCATGAAAGTACTGGCCCAGATCTCCCGCGTCTTCGTCGGCATTCTTTTCATCATCTCCGGGTTCATTAAGGCGAATGACCCCTTGGGCTTCTCCTACAAGCTCGACGAGTACTTCCAGGTCTTTCATATGCCCTGGCTGAGCGCGGTTTCGCTGGCGTTGGCCATCGGTATTTGCGCGTTTGAGATCGGTCTGGGTGTCGCGTTGCTGCTAGGCGCGAAAATGCGATTCACCGCATGGTCGCTGCTGCTCATGATCGTCTTCTTTACTTTCCTGACGTTCTATTCCTGGAAATTCGACGTCGTCAAGGACTGCGGTTGTTTCGGTGACGCATTGCACCTCAAGCCGTTCGAGTCGTTCATGAAGGATGTCATTCTCTTCGTCTTGATTCTGTTCATCTTCATCAAACGGAATGAAATCAAGCCCTTGTTTGGTGAGAGCGGTTCTACCTGGCTGGCGTATGCCGGCTTTGTTGCTTCCCTCACTTTTTCCATCTACTGTTACCGGCACCTGCCCATGATCGATTTCCGTCCTTACGCGATCGGGAAGAGCATTCCGGAAGGCATGAAACTCCCGCCCAACGCAGTAACCGATAGCGTGGTCATGGTCTTCATTTATGAGAAGGACGGGAAAAGGATGGAACTGTCCATGGATCAGATCAGCGGAATCGACAGCACCTACAAGTTTGTTGACCGGACCGACAAGGTCATCCGCGAAGGTGACAAGGCGCCGATCCATGATTTCTCCATTGTTTCAGCGGATGGAACCGACGTGACAGCGGATGTGCTGAGCATGGACCGTGTCTTCCTGCTGGTCGCATATGACCTGGAGAAATCCGATGAAGACGCTCAGAGCAGGATCAACGATTTTGTCGCCTTGTCTCAGAAAGCAGGCGTGGAGTTCATCGGGCTCACGTCCAGCGCACCTGCTACGGTTGATGCCTTCAAGAAAAAGCACCATTCGGCTTTCGAATATTATTTCACGGATGGAACTACCCTGAAGACCATGATACGTTCGAACCCCGGCCTACTATTATTGAAAAAGGGTACAGTTGCGGCCATG
This genomic stretch from Bacteroidota bacterium harbors:
- a CDS encoding DUF1599 domain-containing protein → MTETSRQYDAVVARCKDIFLKKMKDYGTAWRILRVPSITDQIFIKAQRIRSIEEKGTQRVDDGIDQEFIGIINYAVIALIQLELGVNDETNMLEQDVVKRFDEQVRTAKRLMEDKNHDYGEAWRGMRTSSMTDLILMKLLRIKQIEDNRGQTLISEGIAANYHDIINYAVFAMIKLAEPA
- a CDS encoding DoxX family protein codes for the protein MKVLAQISRVFVGILFIISGFIKANDPLGFSYKLDEYFQVFHMPWLSAVSLALAIGICAFEIGLGVALLLGAKMRFTAWSLLLMIVFFTFLTFYSWKFDVVKDCGCFGDALHLKPFESFMKDVILFVLILFIFIKRNEIKPLFGESGSTWLAYAGFVASLTFSIYCYRHLPMIDFRPYAIGKSIPEGMKLPPNAVTDSVVMVFIYEKDGKRMELSMDQISGIDSTYKFVDRTDKVIREGDKAPIHDFSIVSADGTDVTADVLSMDRVFLLVAYDLEKSDEDAQSRINDFVALSQKAGVEFIGLTSSAPATVDAFKKKHHSAFEYYFTDGTTLKTMIRSNPGLLLLKKGTVAAMWHHNDLPAFDEVNSMYLSK